The sequence below is a genomic window from Desulfovibrio sp. JC022.
GATATCTGTAAGGTTTCCGTTCATGCCGCTGCGCATATCATGCAGGATTACATCCTGCTGCGTGCCGGGGGGGCCATGGGGCGCGGCGTGGGACCGTTGCTGCTCACCGGAGCACCTTGCACCATAGGCGGGCTTGATGGCAAGCGTATTGCCATACCGGGACGCAATACCACGGCAAATTTATTATTCAGCCTCATGTGCCGCGAAGCCGGGATCAAAGTAGAGCTGGTAGAAATGGTTTTTGATCAGGTCATGCCCGCTATTAAAAATGGCGAAGTTGATGCCGGTGTGGTCATTCACGAAGGGCGTTTTACCTACGAAGCCCTCGGACTATCCAAGCTTGCCGATCTCGGACAGTGGTGGGAGGATTTTTCAGGTCTGCCTATCCCGCTGGGGGCTATCGCTATCAAACGTTCCCTCGGCGTGGAAACCGCAGCAATGGTTAATGCCGCCATCCGCAAATCCCTGACCCTTTCTTACATCGATGAAGAAGCTGCATGGCCCTACATTAAAGAGCATGCACAGGAAATGGATGATGAGGTGATTCATCAGCACATCAAGACTTTCGTTACTGATTATTCCGATGATGTGGGAGAGGAAGGGGAGCAGGCTGTATCGCGGTTGCTCGAAGAAGCCGCCCGCATGGATGGGATTGAGTTGCCGAATTTACCTATATTTATTGATATGTAAAAATATTTATGCGCAGTCTCTCCGCGCTATATGCGAAGCTTATTAAAAGATTTTGAAAAGGGGAGTCCAGAGGGGAAAAACTTTTGCAAAAGTTTTCCCCTCTGGTTCTTATTTATCAGGAGCCATAGCTTTGGTTAAGCGCAGGAGTACGGCCAATCCTTTTTTTACATCTTCATCGCCCAGCGAGCGCAGCAGATCGGTGAAGCCCACAGCTTCTACATCGCAATCTCCGACTTTGCAGGGTATAGAGGCCATATGTTCAATGAATCGCGTGGCTTCTGGGCTGCCCAGCTTCTGAACCGCGCCGAGCATGTTGACCATGGTCCCAGCCATTTCTTCCAATTCTTCTTTGGAAAAAGTTTCAGCAATTCTTTCAAGTGTACCGCCCCCGATGCGCAGTAGGTCAAAGACACCTTTTTGTTCCAATTCATCCAATCTGGAAATGTAGTAGGGCACAGTGACTTTCATGAGCGGTTCAGCCGTGTCTACAAAGTCGATGGCATTTTTGAGCTGATTAAGGGCGTAGTTGAGATTTTTAACGTTGCGGAGCATGTTCTTGCCCAGCCCGGTCAGGTCTGAGAGCTGAAATTCACTGTCTATCTCGGCCAATTCCAAAATTACATGGCGGACCATTTCATTGACCCGAGGTGTCAATTCTTCCTTGAATTCGTTCATGGAACGCGCCGATTCAGCCATTGGGGTAACAAGGGCTTCCAGCCGTTCGAGCCTTTCGAGGATTTCGTCTTCTTTTTTCATAAACTAACCCTCCGCTTCCTGCTCAATGTAGCGGCGCACCTTGCCAGCGAGATTCATTTCAGGTTCAAGGGGAAGCTCGTGTCCTTTCATCATCAGATTCCAGTATACCCAGCGGAACATCATTTTACCCCAGTAGTTGCCAAGGGATTCTTTGAGCAGGTCAAAGGGACCCATGCCGGGGAAAGGAAACATGCCGGGAAGCGGCTCGACTTTGTAGTTGAAATCCAAAAGTACCGCTTTTTCAAAACCGGAAGCCAGAAAACAGGTGGCATGACCGTCAAAAGTCGGATTGGCATCATAGCCGTCAATCTCGCGGATAATGTTGTTTACAACGGTGGTGGACTGGTAGTGGGCAGTTGATCCGGCCTTGGAGGCTGGAACGTTGGTAGCATCACCGATGACGAAAACACGATCCATACCTTCAGCCTTCAAAGTGAAATTATCAGTCTGCATAAATCCCATGGGATCGCCCATACTGGAGTCAGTGATGCATTTGTCGCCGAGGTTGGGCGGAATGGATACCAGCAGATCATAGTCGACTTTTTTACCGTTTGCGGATTCGATCAGTCGCTCTTTGGCGTTTACATTGTCCAAAGCGAATTGGGTGGTGACCTTGATGTTTTTCTTCTTCGCCAGTGCTGAAAGAGCCTTGGTGGCAACCGGTTTGGTGAAAACACCGTCCAGCGGGGTGACCAGTTCTATTTCCACTTGGTCGCGAACTCCATTTATAGTGAAAAACCAGTCAGCCATAAAAACGAATTCAAGAGGAGCAATGGGACATTTGTAGGGGACATCGGCAATGTTGAGCACAATTTTGCCGGAAGAAAAGTATTTCAGTTCCTTGCGCAGGGCCTGTGCGCCTCCGAGTGAGTAGAAATCAAATACGGATTTGCGCCAGCCGTCCATCATACCGTCTACTTCAGATGGATCGATGCGTGCCCCGGAGGCTACTACAAGCCAGTCATAATCATAGCTGGCTTTTAGCGTCTCAACCTTGTGGCTGTCGGTATTAATTTTAGTGACCGTGTCGAGAACGAATTCTACGCCTTCAGGGATGAATTCCCGTTTAGGCTTTAGTACGTCTTTTTTGCTGTAAATCCCAAAGGGGATAAATAAGTAGCCGGGTTGGTAATGGTGTTTTTCATCCCGGTCAATGATGGTGATTTCAAATTCATCTTCTTCCAGTTCTTTGCGCAGCAGGTTGGCAACCATGGTTCCGCCTGCCCCGGCACCGATAATCACGATTTTCCGCATCTGTACATCCCTCTGTGTTAAAAGATAAAATAGAACAGAGACCTGCTATAATTTTAACACAGTAGGGAATTTGAGATTATATTTTTAATAAAACACGTAGATGAATTAGAAGCTGCCGTTATAACGGACTTTTTTGGTATGAATCGGCATCTATACAGGTTGAGGTCAGGATTTAGCTTTGCCGCTTTTTTTATCCTGACTCAAAATGACCCCGCCCATGACCAGTGCGGCTGCGATGAACTGCATGGAGGTGAAGGTCTCTCCGAGAATCAGCCAGCCGAGGAAGAGAGTGAATACTGGGATCAGGTTCACGTAGGCAGTCGTCTGGTTTGCCGGAAGCTTGGACATGCCGAAATTGTACAGACCGTATGCCCCGATGGTGATGCAGATTCCCAGATAAACGATACTGCCCGCTGCCAGAGGATCGAATACAGTGGGGATGTTGGTGGAAGGCAGGGCCAACAGGGGCAGGTAGAATATGGCTCCCATGAAGGCCTGAAATGCGGTCAGGAAAAGGGTGGAATAATGGGCGGTCATTTTTTTTAGCACGGTCATGTAGCCCACAGCGCAACACATGGCCAGAAATTCAAGAAAGTTACCGAGTGCCGGATTAGGTGCACTTTCTGTAGACTCAGAAGAAAGAGAAAGCCATATTCCGCCGCAAACAGCCAGCGTGAAGCCTGCCAGTGTCTTGCGGCTGAGCCGTTCATTGAGGATAAAGCGTGCGGCTACAGCCATAAGCAGTGGCAGGGTGGCGCAGATCATCCCGGCCTGTGAGGCGGAGGTCATGGTCAGGGCCTGACTTTCAAATACAAAATACATGCAGGGTTCGCAAAAGGCCATGAAGACCAATAGCTTAAGGTCGCCTTTGCGGATAGGTTGCTTCTTGAAGTTGGGAATGAAAAAAAGGAAGCAGAGCGAGGCCAGCATCATTCTGCCGAAGATCACAAAAGTTGGGTCATAGACCGCCATGGCTATTTTGAGCGCAATGAAGGAGCTGGACCAGAGCAGCACTGCGACGAGCAGGGCGACAACAGCGACATATTGGGAGTGGAGAAAAGACATTGGGACCCTCGCGGGAAAGATATTATCGATTTGGGAACCCTGAAATAGAAGTTGTGATTTGCTTTGTCAATATGGACTTAGTTCCGAAAATAGCAAAATGAGAGCTATAAAATGCAAAAATCCCCGCAAGCCGATGCTTGCGGGGATTTAAATTATTGTGGGTACAGCTCTAAACTATCGTGTCCACGCAAGGAGATTGAAGGGGGTGTATTTATTGTCAGGGTTTTCCGCGTAGCGGCAACCGAGGTTGGAATCATCACGTTTGTTGATGATATCGCAGTCGGAACCAGCGTAGTGCGGGCATTCATTGTTATTGCAGACAACGATAACACCCCATCCGGATTCCGGGGGTGCGATCCAAGGGCTGAGTTCTTTTCCGCAATGGGGGCAAGTCCTTTCTTCCAGTTCTACGCCGTCATAGATATAAGTCACGGTATCTCTCCTTGATTGTTTCTTGAAAAACTAAGTGTGAATTAATTCACAACACATGTAAAGTAAGATTGTATTCTTAGGAGTCAAGGCCGCTTATTCAGTTAGTTCGCGCAAAGTCTTGAAAAGAGCCCGTGCGGATTTGGGTGGCTTGGATTTGTCTTTTTCCTTTCTGGCATTGCGGGCCAGCTGTGAGATACGCTGACGGTCAGCCTGCGGATGTTGTTCCATGATTTCATCAAGCGCGGAAAAATCTCCATCGATAAGTCTGCTGCGCCATACTTCAAGGGCATGGAATTTCATATTATCGGCTTTGTTTCCAGTCTCGATATCTTCAAGAAAATCCACAAGCGGCTGAGTGTCGATGTCGCGGATGAGCTTGCCGATGTACTGCACTTTGCGGCGTTTGGCTTCATGGGCTTTAATTGCCATGGCGTCCAGCACTTCTTCAATAAAATAGTCCGGCAGACCGCATTTTTTTACCAGTTCAGGACCGAGGGTCATGAGCTTTTCGGCCAGCTTTTGCAGTGCGACCATTTCGCGTTTTTTCTGCGATCTACTGGGACCGGAAAGTTCCTCGTCGTCGTTATATAAATCTTCTGTTTCGTACATATATTATGCCTCGGACAGCCCTATCTGGACTCTCCAAAAAAAAATTTAAATTTATTTCAATGTATTGTCTCCAGCGGCAAAGCCCTACTTGGGAGTGCAGAGGGCCGCGGGCCCTTTGCCCGCTGGAGGCGAAATCCTTTTATCTAAAAAGCGCGTAGCGCATCAAAATGCAATCTTCCATGTTTTTTAAAACAAGTCTAGCTGCGGTTGGTCAGCCAGACCCCGAAGATCGTCAAGGCTCCGCCGATAACCAGAAAAAGATCCACGGGTTCGTCCAGCATGATCGCACCGAGAGCCACTGCTGTGACCGGGACAAGGTTGATGAAAATTCCGGTTTTGGATGGTCCGATTTCCTGCATTGCTTCAAAATACCAGCTGAACCCGAGGCTTGTTCCGAGCAGGGCCAGATATATTATGCAGCTGTAATCCACAAAAGATGCATTGATCATTTCAGAGAGCAGACCGTGATACAAGGCAGGG
It includes:
- a CDS encoding DUF1641 domain-containing protein, coding for MKKEDEILERLERLEALVTPMAESARSMNEFKEELTPRVNEMVRHVILELAEIDSEFQLSDLTGLGKNMLRNVKNLNYALNQLKNAIDFVDTAEPLMKVTVPYYISRLDELEQKGVFDLLRIGGGTLERIAETFSKEELEEMAGTMVNMLGAVQKLGSPEATRFIEHMASIPCKVGDCDVEAVGFTDLLRSLGDEDVKKGLAVLLRLTKAMAPDK
- a CDS encoding 1,4-dihydroxy-6-naphthoate synthase; this encodes MSKILKLGYSPCPNDTFIFHALANGAVSIDPFKLDVTLADVEELNSMAQSGKMDICKVSVHAAAHIMQDYILLRAGGAMGRGVGPLLLTGAPCTIGGLDGKRIAIPGRNTTANLLFSLMCREAGIKVELVEMVFDQVMPAIKNGEVDAGVVIHEGRFTYEALGLSKLADLGQWWEDFSGLPIPLGAIAIKRSLGVETAAMVNAAIRKSLTLSYIDEEAAWPYIKEHAQEMDDEVIHQHIKTFVTDYSDDVGEEGEQAVSRLLEEAARMDGIELPNLPIFIDM
- a CDS encoding DMT family transporter; this encodes MSFLHSQYVAVVALLVAVLLWSSSFIALKIAMAVYDPTFVIFGRMMLASLCFLFFIPNFKKQPIRKGDLKLLVFMAFCEPCMYFVFESQALTMTSASQAGMICATLPLLMAVAARFILNERLSRKTLAGFTLAVCGGIWLSLSSESTESAPNPALGNFLEFLAMCCAVGYMTVLKKMTAHYSTLFLTAFQAFMGAIFYLPLLALPSTNIPTVFDPLAAGSIVYLGICITIGAYGLYNFGMSKLPANQTTAYVNLIPVFTLFLGWLILGETFTSMQFIAAALVMGGVILSQDKKSGKAKS
- a CDS encoding NAD(P)/FAD-dependent oxidoreductase, whose protein sequence is MRKIVIIGAGAGGTMVANLLRKELEEDEFEITIIDRDEKHHYQPGYLFIPFGIYSKKDVLKPKREFIPEGVEFVLDTVTKINTDSHKVETLKASYDYDWLVVASGARIDPSEVDGMMDGWRKSVFDFYSLGGAQALRKELKYFSSGKIVLNIADVPYKCPIAPLEFVFMADWFFTINGVRDQVEIELVTPLDGVFTKPVATKALSALAKKKNIKVTTQFALDNVNAKERLIESANGKKVDYDLLVSIPPNLGDKCITDSSMGDPMGFMQTDNFTLKAEGMDRVFVIGDATNVPASKAGSTAHYQSTTVVNNIIREIDGYDANPTFDGHATCFLASGFEKAVLLDFNYKVEPLPGMFPFPGMGPFDLLKESLGNYWGKMMFRWVYWNLMMKGHELPLEPEMNLAGKVRRYIEQEAEG
- the yjgA gene encoding ribosome biogenesis factor YjgA, translated to MYETEDLYNDDEELSGPSRSQKKREMVALQKLAEKLMTLGPELVKKCGLPDYFIEEVLDAMAIKAHEAKRRKVQYIGKLIRDIDTQPLVDFLEDIETGNKADNMKFHALEVWRSRLIDGDFSALDEIMEQHPQADRQRISQLARNARKEKDKSKPPKSARALFKTLRELTE